The nucleotide sequence TGGCGTTCCTGGTGGCGCTGGTCAGCGGGGTGATCATCCACAAACGCATTTTCAAGGACTTCTTCACCTTCCGCCCGCGCAAGGGCCAGCGCAGCTGGCTGGACGCCCACAACGCGCTGTCGGTGCTCAGCCTGCCGTTCCAGCTGATGATCGCCTACACCGGCCTGGCGACCTTTTACATGCTCTATATGCCGGCCGGCATCGTCGCCCACTACCCCAGCGACGAGGCGTATTTCGCCGAGCTGCTGACCCAGCCGGCACCGCAGGAACGCACCGGTGTCGCCGCGCCGGTGACCGCACTGGACGCGGTGCTGCAGCGTAGCGAGCAGCAGTTGCAGCGCCCGGTCAGCTTCATCAGCGTCGAGCACCCCAACGACAGCAGCGCCGCGGTGGAGGTGTTCGGCCGTTCCATCGAGAAGGCCGGCGAGTACCGCCTGCTCGGCGGCGGCGGCGGCCAGGTGTTCTTCGACGGCGTCAGCGGTGCACCGCGCGACATCCAGCTGCCCGGCGAACTACGCGGCGGCGCGGCGCAGGACGTGCAGTCGGTGATGGCCAACCTGCACTTCGCCGCGTTTGGCGGCCAGGTGGTGCGCTGGCTGTTCTTCATCTGCGGCCTGGCCGGCGCGGCCATGCTCGCCACCGGCGCGTTGCTGTTCATGGTCAAACGCCGGCAGCGCGCGCTGCACGAGTTCGGCGCGCGCACCGCGCAGGTCTACCGGGTCATCGAGGTGCTCAATATCGGCACCATCGCCGGCCTCAGTGTGGCCTGCATCGCCTTCTTCTGGGCCAACCGGCTGATCCCGCTGGGTATCGCCGAGCGGCCGGAATGGGAGATCGCCGCGTTCTTCGCGGTATGGCTGCTGAGCTTCGTGCATGCCACGCTGCGCCCGCCGAGCCAGGCCTGGATCGAACAGCTGCTGGCGCTCGCCGCGCTGTGCTTGCTGTTGCCGCTGCTCAACTGGTGGACGGTCGGCGAACAGCTGGTCGGCTACCTGCTGCGCGGTGACGGCGAGCGCGCCGGGGTCGAGCTGGTCGCCCTGGCCAGCGGCCTGCTCAGCCTGGTCGCGGTGCGTCGCCTGGCGCGCAAACGCCGTCAGGCGCGGATGCCGGCCACGCCGCGGCGGCAGGCGGCACGGGTCGCCGTGGCGGAGGTGCAGTGATGGACATGAGCCTCGCGATTGGCCTCGGCGCCGCTCTCAGCTTTGCCGGCATGGCCGGCCTGTGCCTGGGCATGGACCGCCATCACCAGCAGGTCTGGGCGCGTAAAGCGCCGCGCCGCCAACGCGCGCTGCGTCTGGCCGGCTGGCTGCTACTGGCGCTGGCGCTGTGGCCGTGTCTACAGGTATGGGGCAGCGCGGTCGGCCCGGTGGTCTGGTGCGGCCTGCTCAGCGCCGCGGCGTTGAGTCTGGCGCTGTTGTTGCCCTATGGCCCGCGGCCGGTCGCCGGCCTGGCGGCGCTGGCGACCTTCGCAGTCGTGCCGCTGCTGTTCACCCTGTAACACGCACAAGGATGTTGGCTGGATGAGTTCGCTGCTTCGTTCCAGGGTGGCAGTAGGTTGGGCTTCGCTGCGCTCAACCCAACCTAGGCGTCGTAGCCCTCGGCCAGGTGCAGGTCCTTGAGCTTCACGTAGTTGCCGGCGCTGTAGCTGAAGAATGCGCGCTCCTTGTCGGACAGCGGGCGCGCCTGGCTGACCGGCCGGCCGACGTAGAGGAAGCCGCTTTCCAGGCGTTTGCCCGGCGGCACCAGGCTGCCGGCGCCGATCACCACCTCATCCTCGACCACCGCGCCGTCCATGACGATGCTGCCCATGCCGACCAGGATGCGGTTGCCCAGCGTGCAGCCGTGCAGGGTCACCTGGTGGCCGATGGTCACCTCGTCGCCGATGCTCAGCGGGAAGCCGTCCGGGTTGAATGGCCC is from Pseudomonas sp. LS44 and encodes:
- a CDS encoding PepSY domain-containing protein yields the protein MSQLDAGVAQGGLRQKMAWLHTWGGLWACWVLFAIFLTGSLGVFDEPITRWMKPHLPQASALTDGAELGDDSARRQAVRLGQAYLTAQQPAAHSWGISLPNDNEPAINVFWQDAQEVFHNARLDAQSGAPLGDSLQRESEGGHHFVHMHFEFHGGTAGIWLVGAFTMAFLVALVSGVIIHKRIFKDFFTFRPRKGQRSWLDAHNALSVLSLPFQLMIAYTGLATFYMLYMPAGIVAHYPSDEAYFAELLTQPAPQERTGVAAPVTALDAVLQRSEQQLQRPVSFISVEHPNDSSAAVEVFGRSIEKAGEYRLLGGGGGQVFFDGVSGAPRDIQLPGELRGGAAQDVQSVMANLHFAAFGGQVVRWLFFICGLAGAAMLATGALLFMVKRRQRALHEFGARTAQVYRVIEVLNIGTIAGLSVACIAFFWANRLIPLGIAERPEWEIAAFFAVWLLSFVHATLRPPSQAWIEQLLALAALCLLLPLLNWWTVGEQLVGYLLRGDGERAGVELVALASGLLSLVAVRRLARKRRQARMPATPRRQAARVAVAEVQ
- a CDS encoding gamma carbonic anhydrase family protein encodes the protein MAIRTYQDLTPQLGARAFVDSSAVVIGDVELGEDSSVWPLTVIRGDMHRIRIGARTSVQDGSVLHITHAGPFNPDGFPLSIGDEVTIGHQVTLHGCTLGNRILVGMGSIVMDGAVVEDEVVIGAGSLVPPGKRLESGFLYVGRPVSQARPLSDKERAFFSYSAGNYVKLKDLHLAEGYDA
- a CDS encoding DUF3325 domain-containing protein, coding for MDMSLAIGLGAALSFAGMAGLCLGMDRHHQQVWARKAPRRQRALRLAGWLLLALALWPCLQVWGSAVGPVVWCGLLSAAALSLALLLPYGPRPVAGLAALATFAVVPLLFTL